In Nicotiana tabacum cultivar K326 chromosome 11, ASM71507v2, whole genome shotgun sequence, a single window of DNA contains:
- the LOC107820406 gene encoding uncharacterized protein LOC107820406 — MARGVLFHLVRSQANPLKSMNFQSGGHTSYGTWPLVGGTKTDLNCATQPAAVHKRWLSQSATTQEDNKISIGPRKGGEAGNDEKDGGVVYYGPISNTIKKVKLLSLSTCCLSVSLGPVITFMTSTDSNVVLKGAVACTVIVFSASTTAALHWFVSPYIHKLRWKPGSDSFEVEMMSWLATYIPKTIKFSDIRPPETNRPFVTFKANGNFYFVDAEHCHNKALLAKLTPQKPSHESAF, encoded by the exons ATGGCAAGAGGAGTCCTTTTTCACTTGGTTCGATCTCAAGCGAATCCTCTAAAATCCATGAATTTCCAGTCAG GTGGTCATACTAGTTATGGAACTTGGCCACTTGTCGGTGGTACCAAAACAGACCTTAATTGTGCGACGCAGCCAGCTGCTGTCCATAAAAGGTGGCTATCTCAGTCCGCAACAACACAAGAGGACAACAAGATCAGCATAGGGCCTCGCAAAGGAGGAGAAGCTGGAAATGATGAAAAGGATGGTGGAGTTGTGTACTATGGTCCTATCTCGAACACGATCAAGAAAGTGAAGCTTCTCTCCCTTTCAACCTGTTGCCTCTCTGTATCTTTAGGCCCCGTCATAACCTTCATGACGTCTACTGATTCGAATGTGGTACTAAAGGGAGCAGTTGCGTGTACTGTTATAGTCTTCAGTGCTTCTACTACCGCTGCGCTTCACTGGTTTGTGAGTCCTTATATTCACAAACTGAGGTGGAAACCAGGTTCAGATTCTTTTGAAGTGGAGATGATGTCTTGGCTGGCAACTTATATTCCAAAGACGATTAAGTTTTCCGATATCAGGCCTCCTGAAACCAATAGACCTTTCGTAACATTCAAGGCTAATGGAAACTTCTACTTTGTTGATGCCGAGCATTGTCACAATAAAGCGCTATTGGCAAAACTTACCCCACAGAAACCAAGTCATGAGTCAGCTTTTTAG